Proteins from a single region of Drosophila biarmipes strain raj3 chromosome 3R, RU_DBia_V1.1, whole genome shotgun sequence:
- the LOC108031458 gene encoding leucine-rich repeat serine/threonine-protein kinase 1 isoform X3: MSDSDEDAREEVRQIKHGELRTAVSAGDERTVRVLLAALGTERQIIVNMAPSGANTLLFIACQSGYESITQRLLDAGADGRSHAVTKYSPLYAAVHSGHLGIARLMLDRFPELIQQPTVERWLPLHAACINGHIKLLELLISYSYPDYLYQTYRDEEGQWEWRLPFDANAHDVTGQTSLYIASILGNKQLVGVLLKWQLQCRRTLGDTASSVSTPITPTRKRISFGIQAIMSKLHISGESEGPDDQTAQESTECQRCPINVNLLCGAARETALLAAVRGGHLDVVQSLLQHGANPNIVAKPVEDHNDPKCCEEIYGLSNVPIAEACKQRSLAMLDLLLKHGARDDNGSAIGMAITAGDEAILSRLLARRVHPDSDYKINKKGLPTPVEVNVFLPSTSNISYSAMFPNVPTIIDWHSMGSSVQLSVVRVPWMVSGVLLLNPKLQSHPRLNEVALTAITRIDFSHNVLTAVPQELFHLVSLKYLNVAQNKIIELPAPLGKSYGCPVLDELFLQDNQLTTLPAAIFNLPALSILDVSNNKLQQLPFDLWRAPKLRELNVAFNLLRDLPVPPMQTSSSLLSLDKLQLQPFEEPQSNKPRNMTQQPLTHRNLWSSSLDITDNDMKWQNELDFSDGKTPGVGSSQLSSLNIANNLFTSIPAALPCLAVNLTRLNMSYNSLRSMGHVTSYPATLKQLDLSHNEISCWPSLPRITESDPHLLCYSCVQLPEGREEEQAYKTNSSKGSSSSATSFRASVLKSVCRHRRHLRLEALRTLILADNLLTRIQLSTDDATTLFNESEDADWSVVGVNRSKVIFPNLSMLDMTNNCLKEIPASLHELSSLSVLNISGNVNITELPPHLGLLSRLWNLNTRGCLLQEPLRSMIESKKHKTMDIVGYLKSIYEDAQPYARMKLMVVGVAGIGKSTLLDLLRQGAGSGSSSSSHRSRASENHWAKRMGHARSTSRSHRHSSASSANISTVGVDIGTWICEKRKRAPGSHGPVVFRTWDFGGQKEYYATHQYFLSKRSLYLVLWRISDGHKGLAELLQWLGNIQARAPNSPVIIVGTHFDAVGESISPQKAEQLQQLIREKFIAIPDAEKIGLPRVIDSIEISCRTLHNIHLLANIIYDTAMQLRSPGSKEPMLLQKIPASYIALEDIVNVIACNLRAAGRDPVLDGEQYRRLVTEQMRLHNYKSFRDAAELQQATTWCHENGVLLHYDDATLRDYYFLDPQWLCDMLAHVVTVREINPFAPTGVMKLDDLQLLFRSAQVQGNGNRSYIVSLLNKFEVALTWDSRTLLIPSLLPLQEAATPNSGSTVKLSQRSRGRSLGCSVSQEVNLNNLIYEHRPALTSPSSSAAASQGLRRILLMTYFPSGFWSRLITRILADEQIIEAIRGSYVAAQDKYVDFDLRTSLEQDTQWNLWQTGLALYYGPILIFKIWEVPFQNTERTQPFRTNSNRFKLKLDGIWSDVNLSSSSILEVYFPLHDVNISQEVDNRERQMLAELQPHMSQVAKLLALTVDHIDLLLEDWYPSLGTRFVHTSEGRFLITRLVLCPRCLWKLQLQHSNDPADRDLPAMGCNRPSRSSKRGAGAYFLHGVGDPGEDGALNVFSAYLNATARRERRSEDSLNAGSDADSGVGPDSAGSSRNTSVDGHPGYHLPDNSNVCFAWMIEECILSVYNQSKISCPVHLEQSMAQLAPDVIFADIPDKHTIPSECIIKGSLLGRGAFGFVFKANCKVRGARSFKPVAMKMLQPVPPGARAKESALMAFKVAVGKWDRDPLQHSCKAYCTARQELAVLLTLKHPNIVPLVGICIKPLALVLELAPLGGLDALLRQYRRSGAHMGPHTFQTLVLQAARAIEYLHRRRIIYRDLKSENVLVWELPQPHTEDSPRNHVHIKIADYGISRQTAPSGAKGFGGTEGFMAPEIIRYNGEEEYTEKVDCFSFGMFIYENISLRQPFEGHESIKECILEGSRPALTQRETQFPTCCLDLMVLCWHEQPRRRPTASQIVSILSAPECIHLLDVVAMPHSEKIVCGVFQSLVGAGDEELCGLELWLPSFGSRIDILDCTPSGSLLQCNSISCSPQPQVAPPKTPENGAHSRARSAQRLPKMNMLCCCLVGDAIWMGDVSGNLHAYSTSSYAHLFSYMLDPAIKSAVISLVYMERIARVAVGTHNGRVFLVDATQVPSNCAFAEGSFVLTEICSGFVLHAACSVFVDGNYELWCGEIAGKINVFPLNETGVSGHQALCHSEEPNLIEDVKVARMCSNNSHVFSCLYPGCMVYQWGVVSKRIENKLDCSKLLPCSESLQSIAIDEHVNLIKCQISALAAHNTELYIGTTWGCLIVAELHTLRPISVFRPYENEIKSIITLSNDKVPLIATIGRRYRSLISRYVDSAEASSTCSAVSTPTHGAAKLVPPADVDNHIHCLLWRAKHWT, encoded by the exons ATGAGCGACTCCGATGAAG ATGCGCGGGAGGAAGTGCGGCAGATCAAGCATGGAGAACTGCGAACGGCGGTGAGCGCCGGAGATGAGCGGACTGTGCGGGTCCTGCTGGCGGCCCTGGGAACAGAGCGGCAGATTATAGTCAACATGGCTCCCTCAGGGGCCAATACCCTGCTGTTCAT AGCCTGCCAGTCTGGTTACGAGAGCATCACCCAGCGACTGCTGGATGCTGGAGCAGATGGACGCTCCCATGCCGTCACCAAGTACTCACCCCTGTACGCCGCCGTCCACAGCGGACACTTGGGCATCGCCCGCTTGATGCTTGACCGCTTTCCAGAACTCATCCAGCAACCAACAGTAGAGCGATGGCTGCCACTGCACGCGGCCTGCATCAATGGACACATCAAGCTGTTGGAACTCCTTATCAGCTACAGCTATCCCGACTACCTCTATCAGACATATCGCGACGAGGAGGGTCAgtgggagtggcggctgcccTTCGACGCCAACGCCCATGACGTGACGGGTCAGACTAGCCTGTATATAGCCAGCATCTTGGGCAACAAGCAACTGGTTGGAGTGCTTCTTAAGTGGCAGCTACAATGCCGGCGCACGTTAGGCGATACGGCCAGTTCGGTGAGCACTCCCATCACGCCCACCAGAAAACGCATTTCTTTTGGCATTCAGGCCATCATGTCCAAGCTGCACATATCTGGGGAGTCGGAGGGACCCGATGACCAGACTGCCCAAGAGTCCACCGAATGCCAGAGGTGTCCGATCAACGTCAATCTGCTGTGTGGAGCGGCGAGGGAAACGGCCTTGCTTGCGGCGGTTCGGGGCGGCCATCTCGACGTGGTTCAATCTCTGCTGCAGCACGGAGCGAATCCGAATATTGTGGCCAAGCCAGTTGAAGATCACAACGATCCAAAGTGTTGCGAGGAAATCTACGGACTGAGCAATGTACCCATTGCAGAGGCCTGCAAACAAAGGTCGTTGGCCATGTTGGATCTCTTGCTCAAACATGGGGCCCGCGACGACAATGGCTCGGCCATAGGAATGGCTATAACCGCCGGCGACGAGGCCATCCTGAGCCGCCTCTTGGCACGCCGCGTCCATCCAGACTCTGACTACAAGATTAACAAGAAGGGCCTTCCCACACCCGTGGAGGTGAACGTATTTTTGCCGTCCACCAGCAACATATCCTACAGCGCCATGTTTCCCAACGTACCCACCATCATCGACTGGCACAGCATGGGCTCCAGTGTGCAGCTGTCTGTGGTTAGAGTTCCCTGGATGGTCAGTGGAGTGTTGCTGCTGAATCCCAAGCTGCAGTCGCATCCCCGACTTAACGAGGTTGCTCTGACCGCCATCACGAGAATTGACTTTTCGCACAATGTTCTCACGGCAGTTCCGCAGGAGTTGTTTCATCTGGTTAGTCTAAA ataTCTGAATGTGGCCCAAAACAAGATCATAGAACTGCCTGCGCCGCTGGGTAAATCTTATGGTTGCCCGGTTCTGGATGAGCTCTTTCTGCAGGACAACCAGTTGACAACCCTGCCGGCCGCCATCTTTAACCTTCCCGCCCTATCTATTCTGGATGTATCGAATAACAAGCTGCAACAGCTTCCTTTCGACTTGTGGCGTGCGCCCAAGCTCCGCGAACTGAATGTGGCCTTCAACCTTTTGCGAGATCTTCCTGTGCCTCCTATGCAAACGAGCAGCTCGCTCCTCAGCCTGGACAAACTGCAGTTGCAGCCCTTCGAGGAGCCGCAGTCAAACAAACCGCGAAATATGACGCAGCAGCCGCTAACCCATCGCAATCTCTGGTCGTCTTCTTTGGACATAACAGACAATGACATGAAGTGGCAGAATGAGCTGGATTTCAGCGATGGGAAGACACCTGGTGTGGGGTCCTCCCAGCTGAGTAGCCTGAATATagcaaataatttgtttaccaGTATTCCCGCTGCTCTGCCCTGCCTGGCGGTCAATTTAACACGGCTAAATATGTCCTACAACAGTCTGCGTTCCATGGGACATGTTACAAGCTACCCGGCCACACTAAAGCAGTTGGATCTGAGCCACAATGAGATCTCTTGCTGGCCAAGTTTGCCACGGATAACCGAATCGGATCCGCACCTATTATGTTACAGTTGTGTGCAGCTGCCGGAAGGTAGAGAGGAGGAACAAGCTTACAAAACCAACTCTTCAAAAGGCAGCAGCTCCTCCGCGACATCCTTTCGTGCCTCTGTGTTGAAGAGCGTTTGCCGGCACAGGCGTCATCTGCGCCTGGAGGCGCTACGCACTTTGATTCTGGCGGACAACCTACTTACCCGCATCCAGCTGTCAACTGACGACGCCACAACGCTGTTCAACGAAAGCGAGGACGCCGACTGGAGTGTGGTAGGCGTGAACCGGTCGAAGGTGATATTCCCTAATCTGTCCATGCTGGATATGACCAACAACTGCCTAAAGGAGATTCCCGCCTCGTTGCACGAATTAAGCAGTCTGTCAGTGTTGAATATAAGTGGCAATGTTAATATCACTGAGCTACCGCCGCATTTGGGTCTCCTTTCGCGGCTTTGGAATCTCAACACGCGCGGTTGCCTTTTGCAGGAACCATTGCGTTCTATGATCGAGAGCAAGAAGCACAAGACGATGGACATCGTTGGATATCTTAAGTCTATCTATGAAGATGCTCAGCCTTATGCGCGTATGAAACTCATGGTGGTGGGAGTGGCTGGAATCGGAAAGAGCACCTTGCTCGACTTGTTGCGTCAGGGAGCGGGCTCGGGCTCTAGTTCAAGTTCTCACCGATCTCGAGCCAGCGAAAATCATTGGGCCAAGCGGATGGGTCACGCACGCAGCACATCTAGAAGTCACCGTCACTCATCCGCCTCTAGTGCAAACATTTCCACGGTAGGCGTGGACATCGGCACCTGGATTTGTGAGAAACGGAAGCGAGCACCCGGCTCCCATGGCCCAGTGGTGTTCCGCACATGGGATTTTGGCGGCCAGAAGGAGTACTATGCCACCCACCAGTACTTCTTGTCAAAGCGGAGTCTGTACTTGGTGCTGTGGCGTATCAGCGACGGTCACAAGGGTCTGGCGGAGTTGCTGCAGTGGCTGGGAAACATACAAGCGAGAGCTCCAAACTCTCCCGTAATTATTGTAGGCACACACTTCGATGCAGTCGGGGAATCTATTTCTCCTCAGAAGGCagagcaactgcagcaactGATCCGTGAAAAGTTTATCGCTATTCCTGATGCAGAAAAAATCGGGCTGCCGCGAGTGATTGACTCCATTGAAATAAGTTGTCG AACCTTGCACAATATCCATTTATTGGCTAACATTATATACGACACCGCCATGCAACTGCGATCGCCCGGATCCAAGGAGCCGATGCTGCTGCAGAAGATCCCCGCCAGCTACATTGCCCTGGAGGATATTGTAAATGTAATTGCTTGCAATTTGCGCGCGGCTGGTCGAGATCCCGTCCTAGATGGTGAGCAATACAGACGCTTGGTCACCGAACAGATGCGGCTGCATAACTACAAGAGCTTTCGGGATGCCGCTGAGCTGCAGCAGGCCACCACCTGGTGCCACGAAAATGGAGTACTGCTGCACTACGACGATGCCACACTCAGGGATTACTACTTCCTCGATCCGCAATGGCTGTGCGACATGCTGGCCCATGTGGTCACCGTGCGGGAGATCAATCCGTTTGCTCCCACGGGCGTGATGAAGTTGGACGATCTTCAGCTGCTGTTTCGTAGTGCGCAAGTTCAAGGAAATGGAAACCGGAG ttaCATTGTCAGCTTGTTGAACAAGTTCGAGGTGGCATTAACGTGGGACTCGAGAACGCTACTTATTCCCTCATTGTTGCCACTGCAAGAGGCAGCTACACCCAATTCTGGCAGCACAGTGAAGCTCTCGCAGCGTTCCCGCGGTCGTAGTTTGGGGTGCTCTGTCTCGCAAGAAGTCAATCTTAATAATCTGATATATGAGCACAGGCCTGCGCTTACTTCACCATCATCTTCAGCTGCTGCTAGCCAGGGACTGCGGCGCATTCTTTTGATGACTTACTTTCCCTCCGGTTTCTGGTCGAGATTAATTACACGTATTCTGGCTGATGAACAGATAATTGAGGCAATTCGAGGTTCGTATGTGGCTGCTCAAGAT AAGTATGTGGATTTCGATTTGCGCACTTCGCTGGAGCAGGATACCCAGTGGAACCTGTGGCAGACCGGCCTGGCACTGTACTATGGACCTATCCTGATATTCAAGATCTGGGAAGTGCCCTTTCAAAACACTGAGCGAACGCAACCTTTCCGCACAAATAGCAATCGCTTTAAGCTGAAATTGGATGGTATCTGGAGCGATGTGAATTTGAGCTCCTCCAGCATTCTGGAAGTTTACTTTCCTCTTCATGATGTCAACATTTCCCAGGAGGTAGATAATCGGGAACGTCAGATGCTGGCCGAGCTGCAGCCGCACATGTCCCAGGTGGCCAAGCTGTTGGCCCTGACTGTGGATCATATTGATTTGCTTTTAGAAGACTGGTATCCCTCGCTGGGAACGCGGTTTGTGCACACTTCGGAGGGTCGGTTCCTAATCACTCGATTGGTGTTGTGTCCGCGCTGTCTTTGGAAGCTGCAGTTGCAGCACAGCAATGACCCTGCGGACCGGGATCTACCTGCCATGGGATGCAATAGGCCAAGTCGCAGTAGCAAACGCGGAGCCGGAGCATACTTTCTGCACGGTGTTGGTGACCCCGGTGAGGATGGTGCTTTAAACGTATTCTCAGCATATCTTAACGCCACAGCAAGGAGGGAGCGTCGATCGGAGGACTCTTTAAACGCTGGCTCGGATGCAGATTCGGGCGTGGGTCCTGATTCCGCTGGTTCTTCACGCAACACTTCGGTGGACGGTCATCCTGGCTATCACCTACCCGATAACTCAAATGTTTGTTTCGCCTGGATGATCGAGGAGTGCATTTTGTCTGTTTACAATCAAAGCAAGATCAGCTGTCCTGTCCACCTTGAACAGTCGATGGCTCAGCTAGCTCCGGATGTGATATTTGCCGATATACCCGATAAGCACACTATCCCAAGCGAGTGCATCATTAAGGGCTCGCTGCTTGGTCGAGGAGCTTTCGGATTTGTCTTCAAAGCTAACTGCAAGGTTAGAGGCgccagatcttttaaaccggtGGCCATGAAAATGCTCCAGCCTGTGCCTCCAGGAGCTCGGGCCAAGGAg AGCGCTTTAATGGCCTTCAAGGTGGCCGTGGGCAAGTGGGACCGTGATCCTTTGCAACATTCCTGCAAGGCTTACTGCACTGCTCGTCAAGAATTGGCAGTACTTCTAACCCTCAAGCATCCTAACATTGTGCCCTTGGTGGGAATTTGCATTAAACCATTAGCTCTGGTTCTGGAACTAGCTCCGTTGGGTGGTTTGGACGCTTTGCTGCGACAGTACCGACGCAGTGGAGCCCACATGGGTCCGCATACGTTTCAGACCCTTGTACTGCAGGCGGCTCGGGCGATAGAGTATCTGCATCGCAGAAGAATCATCTACCGCGATCTGAAGTCGGAAAATGTTCTGGTTTGGGAACTCCCACAACCTCACACCGAGGACAGCCCACGAAACCATGTGCATATTAAGATTGCCGATTATGGAATCAGCAGGCAGACAGCTCCCAGCGGAGCAAAGGGATTTGGGGGCACCGAGGGCTTCATGGCTCCCGAGATTATACGCTACAATGGCGAGGAGGAATATACTGAGAAG GTGGACTGTTTCTCGTTTGGCATGTTTATATACGAGAATATCAGTTTGCGACAACCTTTTGAGGGTCACGAATCCATTAAGGAGTGCATCTTGGAAGGTAGTCGGCCTGCTCTGACGCAGAGGGAAACCCAGTTCCCAACCTGTTGTTTGGATCTCATGGTCCTGTGTTGGCACGAACAGCCGCGGCGCAGACCGACTGCAAGTCAGATTGTTTCCATACTCAGTGCGCCGGAGTGCATCCATCTGCTGGACGTGGTTGCCATGCCTCACAGCGAGAAGATTGTATGTGGAGTGTTCCAGTCGCTGGTCGGCGCCGGCGATGAGGAACTTTGCGGCTTAGAGTTGTGGCTTCCCTCCTTCGGCTCCCGCATAGACATTCTGGACTGCACACCTTCTGGCAGCCTGCTGCAGTGCAACAGTATCAGTTGCTCTCCGCAGCCACAGGTTGCCCCGCCCAAGACTCCCGAAAACGGCGCCCACTCTCGTGCTCGTTCAGCCCAACGCTTGCCCAAAATGAACATGCTGTGCTGCTGTCTGGTGGGCGACGCCATCTGGATGGGCGACGTTTCCGGCAATCTGCATGCTTACAGCACGTCTAGCTACGCTCACTTGTTTTCCTACATGCTCGATCCGGCCATTAAGTCCGCTGTGATCAGTCTGGTCTACATGGAGCGTATAGCTCGCGTGGCAGTGGGTACACATAATGGCCGGGTGTTCCTGGTGGACGCCACTCAAGTTCCAAGCAACTGCGCCTTTGCCGAGGGTTCCTTTGTGCTCACGGAGATCTGCTCTGGATTTGTATTGCACGCTGCCTGTTCAGTTTTTGTGGATGG GAACTACGAATTGTGGTGCGGTGAAATAGCCGGAAAGATAAATGTATTTCCGTTGAACGAGACCGGAGTGTCCGGCCACCAGGCTTTATGCCACAGTGAGGAGCCTAATCTGATCGAGGATGTCAAAGTGGCCCGCAtgtgcagcaacaacagtcACGTCTTCAGTTGCCTGTATCCCGGATGCATGGTGTACCAATGGGGTGTGGTGTCGAAACGCATTGAGAACAAGCTGGACTGCTCGAAGCTGCTGCCCTGCTCCGAATCCCTGCAAAGCATCGCAATTGATGAGCATGTGAACCTGATAAAGTGTCAGATTTCGGCACTGGCAGCTCACAATACGGAGCTGTATATCGGAACCACCTGGGGTTGCTTAATCGTTGCTGAGTTACACACCCTGCGACCCATTAGTGTTTTCAGACCCTACGAAAATGAG ATTAAATCTATAATAACGCTTTCTAATGACAAGGTGCCCCTGATCGCCACGATCGGTAGACGGTATCGATCTCTGATCTCACGCTACGTCGATTCCGCGGAAGCATCCAGCACATGCTCCGCCGTCAGTACACCCACACATGGTGCAGCCAAATTAGTTCCACCCGCGGATGTGGATAATCACATCCACTGCCTGCTGTGGCGCGCCAAGCACTGGACCTAA